The following proteins come from a genomic window of Finegoldia magna ATCC 29328:
- the pepD gene encoding beta-Ala-His dipeptidase, translating to MLENLKPERVFHYFEELTKIPRESGNEQAVSDFLYKTGKELGLETIQDESNNVIIRKPAHPDYVDHPAVVIQGHMDMVAEKADGVDHDFLTDPIPLVVDGDWVKTEGTTLGADDGIASAIGLAIMEDKNGKHPALELLVTTNEETTMVGARALKRENIKGRKLLNIDAEVEGILLSGCSGGHNIIGTKKLNYVDNKMKNTFVMNINNMLGGHSGMEIHQQRGNSIKFAREALKLIEEKSPVEIVSIEGGTKHNAIPRDAKVVFSSNEDDYDIDFSDLIAKYPLDKDMRVKIEKCENADKVLDEKNKEDILSFIEEVPHGVYSMMQEYPDIVECSNNLAIFEIKDDVLKVTISLRSSNPETFDAHTEDVSKVYEKYGFEVKKEDYYKPWAFAKDSELRNLALETYKDLFGKEMKVEVVHAALEPAVFIDTFPDMEMISIGPTMKDVHSPKERLSIESTQRTYEFVKSLLERL from the coding sequence TAGAAAATTTAAAACCGGAAAGAGTGTTTCATTATTTCGAAGAATTGACTAAAATTCCAAGAGAATCTGGAAATGAACAGGCAGTTAGTGATTTCTTGTACAAGACTGGAAAAGAATTGGGACTTGAAACTATACAAGACGAAAGTAACAACGTTATAATCAGAAAACCAGCTCATCCAGATTATGTGGATCATCCTGCTGTTGTAATTCAAGGTCACATGGATATGGTCGCAGAAAAAGCTGATGGAGTTGATCACGACTTTTTGACAGATCCTATTCCTCTTGTTGTAGACGGCGATTGGGTTAAAACAGAAGGCACTACTTTGGGTGCAGATGATGGTATTGCAAGTGCTATTGGACTTGCAATCATGGAAGACAAAAACGGTAAGCACCCTGCACTTGAATTATTGGTTACAACTAATGAAGAAACTACAATGGTCGGAGCAAGGGCATTGAAGAGAGAAAACATCAAAGGAAGAAAACTTTTGAATATTGACGCTGAAGTAGAAGGAATTTTGTTGTCTGGTTGTTCAGGTGGACACAACATAATAGGAACTAAAAAGTTAAATTATGTGGATAATAAAATGAAAAATACTTTTGTAATGAATATTAACAACATGCTCGGTGGTCACTCAGGAATGGAAATTCACCAACAAAGAGGTAACTCCATCAAATTTGCACGTGAAGCTTTGAAGTTAATCGAAGAAAAATCACCTGTAGAAATTGTTAGTATAGAAGGTGGAACAAAACACAATGCTATTCCAAGAGATGCGAAAGTTGTGTTCAGTTCAAATGAAGACGACTACGATATTGATTTTTCTGATTTAATTGCAAAATATCCATTGGATAAGGATATGAGAGTTAAAATCGAAAAATGTGAAAACGCAGATAAAGTATTGGATGAAAAAAATAAGGAAGATATCTTATCTTTCATCGAAGAGGTTCCTCACGGAGTTTACAGCATGATGCAAGAATACCCAGATATCGTTGAATGCTCCAACAACTTGGCTATTTTCGAAATAAAAGATGATGTGTTGAAGGTAACCATTTCTCTTAGAAGTTCAAACCCAGAAACATTTGATGCACATACTGAAGATGTGTCAAAAGTTTATGAAAAATACGGATTTGAAGTTAAGAAGGAAGATTATTACAAACCATGGGCATTTGCAAAAGATTCTGAATTGAGAAACTTGGCGCTTGAAACATACAAAGATTTGTTTGGAAAAGAAATGAAGGTTGAAGTTGTTCACGCAGCATTGGAGCCAGCAGTGTTTATCGACACATTCCCAGACATGGAAATGATCTCCATAGGACCTACTATGAAAGACGTTCACAGTCCTAAGGAAAGACTTTCAATAGAATCAACACAAAGAACTTACGAATTTGTGAAATCACTTCTAGAAAGACTTTAG